ctgctctggggtgtcctggtcccccaggggagcactgacttttaCCCTCATTCATGAAGAAAACTAaacttcaagatagactggaataCACAGAAGTGTGAAATGGATTATAGAAAGTagtgtaggtgtgtcacttggtgagaaatttaagttttgtgttttttagtatgttgtggatggaagctAGAtagagggcacagggtgtcatcctgggtttcttcatgtttcttcttcctccttcttcatgggtttgggtggcgttttgtaattgggcagaaaagtctgcattgcagctctttgggatcagttattaggttaaaaggggaaataatccaggtatcagttcttaattggatagtttagtcttaaaagcccttgtaacaagagattgttggccattttgggccttctaatgaaaagctgcccaactcacagcagtgagactgttttactgataagaaataataaacacctgagtccgAACACAaattactgtctcaagtgccttcaaccCAGACTCGGAAAAACCAATGACTGGTACCCCCACGGAGAACGAGAAGCCTGTGGGCATCCCTATGATCCTTCCAGCTTTGTGTGAGCTCATGTCTTCTCTCCTTTGTGGTGGTGTTACAGGCTTCTACTCACTTGTTCTTTTCTACCCCCCTGCCCTCTCTCTCAggtgcacctgcagccccaagcCATGTCCTGCTACAcccggtgccagccctgccagccctgtggccccaccccgctgggcagcagctgcaatgagccctgtgtcaggcagtgccaggactCCCACGTGGCCATCCAGCCCTCACCCGTGgtggtgaccctgcctgggcccatcctcagctccttcccacagaacaccgccgtgggatcctccacctctgctgctgttggcagcatcctcagctctcagggagtgcccatcagctctgggggctttggCCTCTCTGGCCTGGGCAGTGGTCTCTGTGGCAGGAGATGCTTCCCCTGCTAAAGCTGCTGGCGATGATTGCAGGCTGTGAACCTAAGGACTCAGCCAGATGGTTCTTCACTGAGGATGGAGCATCGGCTTGGTgcttcctgaggagctgagcaaCCCCAGCAGCCCTTGCAGAGGGACTCTTGGgaagcccagcccatccctgcctctgccctcctcccctctgTCGTCTCCCTCCTGTGTCCTTGCTCCCTTGTGCTCTCCTGGGCTGTGAGTCCCACACGTGCAGCCAGGGGAGGACCTGCTGGACCTGCTCCCTCTTTAGGGCAGGCAGATGGACTTCTGGAAGGTTCTCAGCCACGGCCATGGGGCACAATTTCTTATCTGTCCCTCGTGCTCAGTGCACCATGACCATTGCTTGAAATGACCTTATTTCCCTCTCTTGACTCTAATAAAGTTCTGCTGCATTTGAGCCATTGCCTCTGTGTCATTCTTCCTGCAGATGCTCTCCCAGGATGACCAGGAAAAGAGATGTTGCTCAGTCTTTGACCTGGGAGGTGATTGGGAATGGCTCTGAATTGACTGGTAACACAGGCTTGCATCAAGTTTGCTTAGTCAGACACTGGATTACTTTCTGCTTTCTAAATCTTGCAAAACTAGCTGGATGATGACATTTCAGATGCCAAAGGGATTTTATTGCTAATGGCATCCAGGGCCAGCTTTAATCTCTGTGGATGGAAAGTTCATATGGAGCACCACTCTTTCTCTAGTGCACCAGGATAACTTGGTCCATATCTGCCAATCCTTTCTATGCCGtgaaatttccatttctttgtcACTACCCACAAAAACTGCATGCCAGAATCCCTTTACTTATGCTTAAATGCTCCATCTGGAAACAAtccctccttttttttgctgtgggaTAAAAAACATCTGCAAAGACCAAAAAAGTTTTTGTCACAGAAGTGTTGGACTTAGTGGAGCCTTTAACAGTTTCTTTCAGCCCTTGGAGCAGTGCAGTGAGACCAGATCAATGTAGACAAGTACAGTCTACGAGGAACTGTGGTcttgggacagggagagataGAATTTCCACCCTAGAATCTTTTCACCCCTTTGTCCACCCTCTGAAGAGTGGCTGCTAGCAGAACGAGGTTCATTGGCTGGACATGTCTAACTGTGGAAGTGAAATAGCAACTgcacctgcagctcagccttCATAGAATCACTGAATACCCTTGTGgtgttgtgaggtccccaggaccAGGTGAGAGATGcgaatttgactccatgtttctcagaaggctgacttataattttatgatattatattgtAAGAAATGATaaactaaaactatactaaagaaagagaaaggatacatcagatGGCtagacaagaatgaataataacCTGTGACTGACTCCAAGAGTCTGACACAGCCAGCTGTGATTGGccaataattaaaaacaattcacatgtttggataaacaatctccacaccacattccagaggagcaaaacatggacaagct
This genomic stretch from Haemorhous mexicanus isolate bHaeMex1 chromosome 28, bHaeMex1.pri, whole genome shotgun sequence harbors:
- the LOC132339058 gene encoding feather keratin 1-like, producing MSLLENYCPHAVTVGLGQHRSTIKAVPSPHSLIHSSPAHSLLGNKVHLQPQAMSCYTRCQPCQPCGPTPLGSSCNEPCVRQCQDSHVAIQPSPVVVTLPGPILSSFPQNTAVGSSTSAAVGSILSSQGVPISSGGFGLSGLGSGLCGRRCFPC